One Williamwhitmania sp. genomic window carries:
- a CDS encoding dihydroorotate dehydrogenase-like protein, which produces MTNIKTNYLGLELRNPIIAGASNLSDSVEKVTKLQEAGVGAIVFKSLFEEQIQLEEMEMEDEMEAYNERHAEMVRLFPNLKYAGPEVHLQKIREARKAVSIPLIASINAVYSDSWVEYAKKVEATGVDAIEINFYHTPKDFGVSGATVIEEQIEILKRIKAVVSIPISVKLSPFYANQLEVISQLSMAGADGVVLFNRFYQPDIDVEQERLVQRMTLSTPDEMLLPLRFTGLLFGHISADLCGSTAVSTGQDIAKMILAGASAVQVVSAFYRNKISHANTMVKELEMWMQRKGYENIQEFQGKLSKKNINFPFAYQRSQYVDILLNAESLLKQKSLI; this is translated from the coding sequence ATGACTAACATTAAGACCAACTACTTAGGGCTGGAGCTCCGGAACCCGATCATTGCTGGAGCAAGTAATTTAAGCGATTCCGTTGAGAAGGTAACCAAGCTGCAAGAAGCTGGTGTTGGTGCCATCGTGTTCAAATCACTCTTCGAAGAGCAGATTCAACTGGAAGAGATGGAGATGGAAGATGAGATGGAGGCTTACAATGAGCGACATGCAGAGATGGTTAGGCTCTTTCCAAATCTAAAATATGCAGGCCCAGAAGTGCACCTCCAAAAAATTCGAGAAGCTCGCAAGGCTGTATCCATCCCGCTGATTGCCAGCATAAACGCAGTGTATTCCGATTCATGGGTAGAATATGCCAAGAAGGTTGAAGCCACAGGTGTCGATGCCATTGAGATCAACTTTTACCATACACCAAAAGATTTTGGCGTCTCAGGTGCCACTGTCATAGAGGAGCAAATAGAGATTCTCAAAAGAATAAAAGCCGTAGTCTCTATTCCTATTAGTGTTAAACTTAGCCCATTTTATGCCAACCAGCTGGAGGTTATTTCCCAGCTGAGTATGGCTGGCGCAGATGGTGTAGTTCTGTTTAACCGCTTTTACCAACCCGATATTGATGTGGAGCAGGAACGGCTCGTTCAGCGGATGACCCTAAGCACACCCGATGAAATGCTCCTTCCGCTACGCTTTACTGGGCTATTGTTTGGACACATTTCTGCCGACCTATGCGGAAGTACAGCAGTTAGCACCGGCCAGGATATTGCCAAAATGATACTAGCTGGAGCATCGGCAGTACAGGTTGTTAGCGCCTTCTACAGGAATAAAATAAGCCATGCCAACACAATGGTTAAAGAGTTGGAAATGTGGATGCAGCGCAAAGGCTATGAAAACATTCAAGAATTTCAGGGAAAATTATCAAAGAAGAATATCAACTTCCCATTTGCATACCAGCGCTCCCAATACGTGGATATTTTGCTTAATGCTGAGAGTTTGCTAAAGCAAAAATCGTTGATATAA
- a CDS encoding serine hydrolase yields the protein MKKLVSVTLLLSITLSLFSAPVGSTDSIFNYRLFSDNQVVMDSLLSVFKDTRGNTYGDVNGMVVMQNGKMLGEAYYGLFSNQTPFPINSITKSIVSLACGICVEQGKFKTNDYIEQYLPQYDSIFKADPRKQKIRISDLLNQTTGLAWQEWYPDYTYSYNALNVLKKSTKDWGKLALEQPMDADPGVRFNYNSAAVELLKDIMEKTCHTTLDSIVYKNLFNPAGIKVKTWDSYPGNGHPSWGGITLQVRELAKLGQLMLDAESSKGNLIPKAWVDQILIPKVNAGNEVFYSYLFWQKEVNKRQVIFAAGLGDQYIYVIPSLNMVFAITSSNYYKSFPIPGPERLLSRLMGILEQNR from the coding sequence GCATTTTTAACTATCGATTATTTAGCGACAACCAGGTAGTGATGGATTCACTACTCTCCGTATTTAAGGATACACGTGGCAACACCTACGGTGATGTAAACGGTATGGTAGTGATGCAAAACGGCAAAATGCTGGGAGAGGCTTACTATGGATTATTCTCGAATCAAACACCATTCCCCATAAATTCCATTACAAAAAGTATTGTGTCGCTAGCCTGTGGCATCTGCGTAGAACAGGGCAAATTTAAGACCAACGACTACATCGAACAGTATCTCCCCCAGTACGATTCCATATTCAAGGCAGATCCAAGAAAGCAGAAAATAAGGATTTCGGACCTGCTCAACCAAACTACTGGACTTGCATGGCAGGAATGGTATCCCGACTATACATACTCCTACAATGCGCTGAACGTTTTAAAAAAATCCACAAAGGATTGGGGTAAGTTGGCACTAGAACAACCCATGGATGCCGACCCTGGAGTACGATTTAACTACAACAGCGCCGCAGTAGAACTCCTTAAGGACATCATGGAAAAAACTTGCCACACAACCCTCGATTCTATTGTTTACAAAAACCTATTTAATCCTGCAGGCATAAAGGTTAAAACCTGGGATAGCTATCCAGGTAATGGCCATCCATCATGGGGTGGTATTACACTTCAAGTTCGCGAATTGGCGAAGCTGGGCCAGCTAATGCTTGATGCAGAATCAAGCAAAGGTAATCTCATACCCAAAGCGTGGGTTGACCAAATATTAATTCCAAAAGTAAATGCAGGTAACGAGGTTTTTTATAGCTACCTATTTTGGCAGAAAGAGGTAAATAAGCGCCAAGTAATATTTGCCGCCGGACTAGGTGACCAATATATCTATGTAATACCCTCATTAAACATGGTGTTTGCCATTACCTCCAGCAATTATTACAAATCATTTCCCATCCCCGGCCCCGAGCGACTGCTAAGTAGACTGATGGGAATCCTTGAACAAAACAGGTAG